Proteins from a single region of Saccharospirillaceae bacterium:
- a CDS encoding SDR family NAD(P)-dependent oxidoreductase, protein MSSTQRTAPPLNKQVIWLTGASSGIGESLVKPLAERCQQLVISARNHEALERIRNDTGFNNILCLPMDITDNWSVHQAANEIEHKYGRLDTLIANAGTCEYVDVNQFDAQLFQRVINTNLVGLANCVEAVLPLLKHSQRGYLVGMSSSVAWLPLSRAQAYGASKAATTHFLEAMKIDLAPQQIDVSVIAPGFVKTPLTDKNDFPMPMRISSEKAAEEIINGLESRRWEIHFPKKFTLIMKFIAALPAGLRMRITQSMARQS, encoded by the coding sequence ATGAGCTCAACACAACGTACAGCCCCACCATTGAATAAACAGGTCATATGGCTAACCGGTGCCTCTTCGGGCATTGGTGAATCTTTGGTAAAACCCCTGGCAGAACGATGCCAGCAACTGGTTATCAGTGCCCGCAATCATGAAGCACTGGAGCGAATACGCAATGACACAGGATTCAATAATATTCTTTGTCTGCCAATGGATATTACCGACAACTGGTCTGTGCATCAGGCAGCCAATGAAATTGAGCACAAATATGGCCGCCTTGATACGCTGATTGCCAACGCAGGTACCTGCGAATACGTCGATGTAAATCAGTTTGATGCGCAGTTATTTCAGCGTGTGATTAATACCAATCTGGTGGGTCTGGCCAATTGTGTTGAAGCCGTATTACCTCTGCTGAAACATAGCCAGCGTGGTTATCTGGTGGGCATGAGTTCCAGCGTAGCCTGGTTACCCCTGAGTCGGGCTCAGGCTTATGGCGCCAGCAAAGCGGCTACTACACATTTTCTGGAAGCCATGAAAATCGATTTGGCTCCGCAACAGATTGATGTGTCAGTGATTGCCCCCGGCTTCGTAAAAACGCCGCTCACTGATAAAAATGACTTTCCGATGCCGATGCGTATCAGCTCCGAGAAAGCGGCTGAAGAGATTATTAATGGTCTCGAAAGTCGTCGCTGGGAAATTCATTTCCCGAAAAAGTTCACTCTGATTATGAAATTCATTGCGGCGCTGCCTGCTGGTCTGCGTATGCGTATTACCCAATCCATGGCACGACAATCTTAA
- a CDS encoding nuclear transport factor 2 family protein — protein sequence MNDAAVAAFQNLYHQLQRGNVDKTTLATVYGESIQFKDPFHNINGLEAMTRYFVSMYENVESIEFTFGHCWQEDNHAFIRWQMVYQHPRINSGKPVTVDGGSELIWGNDKIIQHRDFFDGGQMLYEHLPLLGWAIRKLKERMS from the coding sequence ATGAATGATGCTGCAGTTGCTGCGTTTCAGAACCTTTATCATCAGCTGCAACGTGGCAATGTCGACAAAACTACATTGGCCACGGTGTATGGTGAGTCCATTCAGTTTAAAGATCCGTTTCACAACATAAATGGTTTGGAAGCGATGACACGTTATTTCGTGTCCATGTACGAAAACGTCGAGAGTATTGAATTTACGTTTGGCCATTGCTGGCAGGAGGATAATCACGCTTTTATTCGCTGGCAGATGGTGTATCAGCACCCGCGTATTAATTCCGGCAAGCCAGTAACCGTCGACGGTGGCAGTGAATTGATATGGGGCAACGACAAAATTATCCAACACCGTGATTTTTTTGATGGCGGACAAATGCTGTACGAGCACTTGCCGCTGCTCGGTTGGGCAATTCGCAAACTAAAGGAGCGCATGTCATGA
- a CDS encoding acyl-CoA desaturase: MDTKLSPWRNVVRWFDSTAAEQEEMNSTQFNWVRVIPFLTLHVVALMAFFIDSSTTAIVTCLALYWLRQFAITAFYHRYFSHRSYKTNRFWQFIFALLGNMAAQRGPLWWAAHHRAHHQHSDKEGDLHSPVQRGFWWSHVGWFTCDASFKTQYRRIKDFSRFPELRWLDRFDSFAPLLLIALLYLAGELAAYFSPGLNTNGFQLVIWGFFVSTVMLFHSTVAINSLGHIWGTKRFKTKDQSRNNAFLALLTLGEGWHNNHHRFAVSARQGFYWWQIDITYYVLKVMSWLGIIHSLNPVPKHILAEGRQTGESS, encoded by the coding sequence ATGGACACGAAATTATCCCCCTGGCGCAATGTCGTACGCTGGTTCGATTCAACCGCTGCAGAACAGGAAGAAATGAACTCAACCCAATTTAATTGGGTCAGAGTTATTCCATTTCTTACTCTCCATGTCGTGGCACTGATGGCCTTTTTTATCGATAGCAGCACCACCGCGATTGTTACCTGCCTGGCATTATATTGGTTGCGGCAGTTTGCGATTACCGCGTTTTATCACCGCTACTTTTCCCACCGCTCGTATAAAACCAATCGGTTCTGGCAGTTTATTTTTGCGTTGTTAGGCAATATGGCAGCACAACGCGGACCATTGTGGTGGGCGGCGCACCATCGGGCACACCACCAGCACTCTGACAAAGAGGGCGATTTACACTCCCCCGTACAACGTGGTTTCTGGTGGAGCCATGTCGGTTGGTTTACCTGTGATGCCAGCTTCAAAACTCAGTATCGTCGTATTAAAGATTTTTCCCGCTTTCCAGAACTTCGCTGGCTGGATCGCTTCGACAGCTTTGCACCGTTGCTCTTGATTGCTTTGCTGTATCTGGCTGGGGAATTGGCTGCCTATTTTTCCCCCGGCTTAAACACCAACGGTTTTCAATTGGTGATATGGGGATTTTTCGTGTCTACCGTGATGTTGTTTCACTCGACTGTCGCCATTAATTCTTTAGGCCATATCTGGGGGACCAAACGCTTCAAAACCAAAGATCAAAGTCGTAACAACGCTTTCCTGGCACTGCTGACACTGGGTGAAGGCTGGCACAACAATCATCACCGGTTTGCGGTATCCGCGCGTCAGGGGTTTTATTGGTGGCAGATTGACATTACCTACTACGTACTCAAGGTAATGAGTTGGCTCGGCATTATTCACAGTCTGAATCCCGTGCCAAAGCACATTCTCGCTGAAGGTCGCCAGACCGGAGAGTCATCATGA
- the phrB gene encoding deoxyribodipyrimidine photo-lyase, whose protein sequence is MKRMVWFRRDLRVHDNPALWHACQGNDGQHIDVIAVSFICRKQWRQHGMGDRLIQLTINAMKHLEQQLQALNIPLLIIDSDTFSDNTQALQTLCTDLKIDQLYFNYEYEINEINRDMALNHWADNNRAFSPQLFCYHDQCIIPPGQVLNKQQQMFKVYSPFRKAWCQHFPQFQQPPLNKPAQITSNHFVTKEAETAVNLLVSQISAEKLGDEAGVEEVVDSLWPINEELAHQQLQNFLQQRASDYHNWRDFPAKPATSRLSCYLSLGLLSGRQCLYSAWQMNACMLTDGEPGLNGWINEIIWREFYRHLLVAFPDLNKHKAFKPDTESVPWRYSKTDFDAWCQGKTGYPIVDAAQRQLLETGWMHNRLRMISAMFLTKHLLIDWRWGESWFASHLVDFDLASNNGGWQWSASTGADGAPYFRIFNPITQSQKFDPDGEFIAQFVPELATLPIKARHQPNAIQRSQCGYANEIVEHKFARLRALAAFKGEGLLTQPGVDEATPETDLFTLTGAGAVSSEKA, encoded by the coding sequence ATGAAACGCATGGTTTGGTTCCGCCGTGACTTGCGCGTACATGACAATCCTGCCCTGTGGCATGCGTGCCAGGGGAATGATGGCCAGCATATCGACGTTATTGCGGTCAGTTTTATTTGTCGCAAACAGTGGCGCCAGCATGGTATGGGCGACCGCCTGATTCAGCTTACCATTAATGCGATGAAGCATCTTGAGCAACAGCTTCAGGCACTGAATATTCCGCTGTTAATCATCGACAGCGATACTTTCAGCGACAACACCCAAGCACTGCAAACGCTCTGTACCGACCTTAAAATTGATCAGCTGTACTTTAATTACGAATACGAGATTAATGAAATCAATCGCGACATGGCGCTGAATCATTGGGCTGATAATAACCGAGCTTTTTCACCTCAGCTGTTCTGTTATCACGACCAGTGTATTATTCCTCCGGGGCAAGTACTCAATAAACAACAACAGATGTTTAAAGTGTACTCCCCCTTCCGCAAAGCCTGGTGTCAACACTTCCCCCAGTTTCAGCAGCCACCGCTTAATAAACCAGCCCAAATAACGTCTAACCATTTTGTAACAAAAGAAGCCGAAACTGCGGTCAACCTGCTTGTATCGCAAATCTCCGCAGAGAAGCTGGGCGATGAAGCAGGCGTAGAAGAAGTAGTCGATTCGCTCTGGCCAATTAATGAAGAACTGGCGCATCAGCAATTGCAGAACTTTTTACAGCAAAGGGCGAGCGATTATCACAATTGGCGAGACTTTCCGGCAAAACCAGCCACCAGCCGCTTATCCTGTTATCTCAGCCTCGGCTTACTCAGTGGACGCCAGTGTTTATACAGTGCCTGGCAGATGAATGCTTGTATGCTGACCGACGGTGAACCCGGTTTGAACGGTTGGATTAATGAAATTATCTGGCGTGAATTTTACCGTCATTTACTGGTAGCCTTTCCCGACCTGAACAAACACAAAGCATTCAAACCAGACACAGAGTCGGTTCCGTGGCGATACAGCAAAACTGATTTTGATGCCTGGTGCCAGGGAAAAACCGGTTACCCAATTGTCGATGCGGCACAACGTCAATTGCTGGAAACAGGCTGGATGCATAATCGTCTGCGGATGATCAGCGCCATGTTCCTGACCAAACATCTACTGATTGACTGGCGCTGGGGCGAAAGCTGGTTTGCCAGTCATCTGGTGGATTTTGATCTGGCCTCTAATAACGGCGGTTGGCAATGGAGCGCATCGACCGGCGCCGATGGTGCCCCTTACTTCCGTATTTTTAATCCAATTACGCAATCTCAGAAGTTCGATCCTGATGGTGAATTTATTGCGCAATTTGTTCCTGAACTGGCGACATTACCAATCAAAGCAAGACACCAGCCAAATGCCATTCAACGCAGTCAGTGTGGCTATGCCAATGAAATTGTAGAGCATAAATTCGCGCGATTAAGAGCACTGGCAGCATTTAAAGGTGAAGGCCTGTTAACCCAACCAGGAGTTGATGAGGCAACGCCCGAAACGGATTTATTTACTCTAACCGGAGCTGGCGCAGTCAGCAGTGAGAAAGCCTGA
- a CDS encoding MerR family transcriptional regulator gives MPSDNDVHTMTIQRSFSGLYPIREFARLTGVNPATLRAWERRYGIVQPQRTDKGHRFYNDEDIKQVEHILYWLDQGYPIRQVKLLLNDNIKSSLDNTNDEWQMQQQQLLDGIENLNLPLLDSLWNEALANYPMAVYYQRCLTPVLFTLRQYSHLHQQVFIQHFKRKLLNYIQHQQKHNQGDVLLLVANHVDAELELLAVAYALGAASFHIEYFGYELTPADILQASEQLNCKKIWLHLSPGFQSDHQRWLNCVDDNPQYRFFVSGTQASDSSPQHLHYLNGDFSERIKTYITANGAFSDASPELPRGQQ, from the coding sequence ATGCCATCTGATAACGATGTACACACCATGACCATACAACGCTCATTTTCCGGCTTATATCCGATCCGCGAATTTGCCCGGCTGACTGGCGTTAACCCAGCGACCTTACGAGCCTGGGAGCGTCGTTACGGTATTGTCCAGCCACAACGAACCGACAAAGGACATCGTTTTTACAACGACGAGGATATTAAGCAGGTTGAACACATCCTCTACTGGCTTGATCAGGGTTACCCGATTCGCCAGGTTAAGTTATTGCTGAATGACAATATTAAATCCAGCCTGGATAACACCAACGATGAATGGCAAATGCAACAGCAGCAATTGCTTGATGGTATCGAAAATCTGAACCTGCCATTACTCGACAGTTTATGGAATGAAGCACTGGCCAACTACCCGATGGCGGTTTATTACCAACGATGCCTGACGCCAGTACTCTTCACTCTGCGACAATATTCCCACCTGCACCAACAGGTTTTTATCCAGCATTTTAAACGTAAGTTACTCAACTATATTCAGCATCAACAGAAACACAATCAGGGTGATGTGTTACTGCTGGTTGCCAATCATGTTGACGCCGAGCTGGAGTTACTCGCTGTTGCCTACGCACTGGGCGCGGCATCGTTCCACATCGAATATTTTGGTTATGAACTGACGCCAGCCGATATTCTGCAAGCCAGCGAGCAGCTGAATTGCAAAAAGATCTGGCTGCATTTGTCACCTGGCTTCCAGAGTGACCACCAACGCTGGCTGAACTGTGTAGACGATAATCCTCAATATCGATTTTTTGTTTCTGGTACGCAGGCCAGTGACTCATCGCCGCAACATTTACATTATTTAAACGGCGATTTTTCAGAACGGATAAAAACCTACATCACCGCCAACGGTGCATTTTCTGATGCATCCCCCGAACTGCCGCGAGGTCAACAATAA
- a CDS encoding DUF523 and DUF1722 domain-containing protein, which translates to MSEQHTSSVKIPIGISACLMGQKVRFDGGHKRSRFCTDVLAEYFDYVPLCPEVAIGMGTPRQPIRLVGESKDTTNVFARGTRDTELDVSDQLRAYGQEQGEQHKNLCGYIFMQKSPSCGLFGVKRYLDNGMPEGTARGLYAEEFCKKQPLLPVEEAGRLNDPGLRENFLVRVFAYHDWQQFLASDFSAKDLIGFHARYKYLVMAHSQQYYKSLGHLLSDLSKAKLHTIAEEYFKQLMAALAKPASRKMNTNTLMHLQGYLKNCLSSGDKQELTDLIQHYHQGIVPLIVPLTLLKHHLSHQQQQHYANMQVYLNPYPYQLGLRNAI; encoded by the coding sequence ATGAGCGAGCAACACACCAGCAGCGTGAAAATCCCGATTGGCATCAGTGCCTGCCTGATGGGCCAAAAAGTACGATTTGATGGTGGTCATAAGCGCTCGCGATTCTGCACCGATGTGTTGGCCGAGTATTTTGACTATGTACCGCTTTGCCCCGAAGTCGCCATTGGTATGGGCACACCGAGGCAACCAATTCGGCTGGTCGGCGAATCAAAAGACACAACCAATGTTTTTGCCCGTGGTACCCGTGACACTGAGCTTGATGTCAGTGATCAGTTGCGCGCTTACGGTCAGGAGCAGGGTGAGCAGCACAAAAATCTGTGCGGTTACATCTTTATGCAGAAAAGCCCAAGCTGCGGCTTGTTTGGTGTGAAGCGTTATTTGGATAACGGCATGCCGGAAGGCACCGCCCGCGGTTTGTACGCTGAAGAATTCTGTAAAAAACAGCCACTGCTGCCGGTCGAGGAAGCTGGGCGATTGAATGATCCGGGTTTACGTGAAAACTTCCTGGTCAGGGTATTTGCATATCACGATTGGCAACAGTTTTTGGCCAGTGACTTCAGCGCCAAAGATCTGATCGGATTTCATGCGCGATACAAGTACCTGGTTATGGCCCACAGCCAGCAGTACTACAAAAGCCTTGGCCATCTACTGTCCGACCTCAGCAAAGCAAAGCTGCACACAATAGCCGAAGAATACTTTAAGCAGTTGATGGCTGCCCTTGCTAAACCGGCGTCTCGTAAAATGAATACCAATACGTTAATGCACTTACAGGGTTACCTGAAGAACTGCCTCAGTTCCGGCGACAAGCAAGAGCTTACCGATCTGATTCAGCACTATCACCAGGGAATTGTCCCTCTAATTGTGCCATTGACCTTGCTGAAACATCATCTCAGTCACCAGCAACAACAGCACTACGCCAACATGCAGGTGTACTTAAACCCATACCCTTATCAGCTGGGCCTGCGCAATGCCATCTGA
- a CDS encoding CbiX/SirB N-terminal domain-containing protein codes for MKKATVLLAHGSSDPHWLEPFDQLTHSIAQQLPAGTPLQLAYMELAEPMLEDAVIDLVKSGHQHIDILPLFFAAGRHLRKDVPEMLDAVKHKLQQQGFSCELDLHTPIGLEPEVASAISQVVIRQLS; via the coding sequence GTGAAAAAAGCAACTGTATTGCTCGCCCATGGCAGCTCCGACCCTCATTGGCTCGAGCCTTTTGACCAGCTGACACACAGTATTGCTCAGCAATTGCCTGCCGGTACACCGCTGCAGCTGGCTTACATGGAGCTGGCCGAGCCGATGCTGGAAGACGCCGTGATCGACTTAGTTAAGTCCGGCCATCAGCACATCGATATTCTGCCACTATTCTTTGCTGCAGGGCGCCACCTGCGCAAAGACGTGCCGGAAATGCTGGATGCCGTCAAACACAAGCTGCAGCAACAGGGATTCTCTTGTGAACTTGATCTGCACACACCAATTGGTCTGGAACCTGAAGTTGCCAGCGCAATCAGTCAGGTTGTTATACGCCAGCTAAGCTAA
- a CDS encoding FAD-dependent oxidoreductase, with translation MAHIAIVGAGMAGLSALQRLKEHGHQVTIFDKSRGSGGRLATKKVGDASWDMGAQFMRSHDEGFKQALLQWQQEGWIQHWDFQPHVINDEGIHESPDDVERYVGVSRMTALSRKLLACADQFHASTRILQCRRSDQSWHLEDDIGNQFDGFDGLIINTPPLQAQPLLQDIAPELAAQCDVDLMPTFTLLLAFDQRLSNATANDIKGAFVKHPIIDWVSQNSSKPERDQNLTTWVVHADHDWTRTHSEAPRDGIQQQMLDAFFEVMQSDVITPTESWLHRWLYAIAEQPLHKGALVDEQQQLAVCGDWVDRGAVEGAWLSGQKAALQFINN, from the coding sequence ATGGCACACATTGCGATTGTAGGTGCTGGTATGGCGGGTCTCAGCGCTCTGCAGCGACTGAAAGAACACGGTCATCAAGTCACAATATTTGACAAGAGCCGTGGTTCTGGTGGTCGCCTGGCCACTAAAAAAGTGGGTGATGCCAGTTGGGACATGGGCGCTCAGTTCATGCGCAGCCACGATGAGGGATTTAAACAAGCGCTGCTTCAATGGCAACAGGAAGGATGGATTCAGCACTGGGATTTCCAGCCGCATGTCATCAATGACGAGGGCATTCACGAATCCCCGGATGATGTTGAGCGTTACGTCGGTGTCAGTCGCATGACTGCACTCAGCCGCAAACTGCTGGCGTGCGCCGATCAGTTCCACGCCAGTACACGCATATTGCAATGCCGCCGGAGCGACCAGAGCTGGCACCTCGAAGACGACATAGGTAATCAGTTCGATGGCTTCGATGGTTTGATTATCAATACCCCACCACTGCAGGCGCAGCCACTGCTGCAGGACATTGCACCTGAGCTGGCAGCGCAATGCGATGTTGACCTGATGCCGACATTTACCTTGCTGTTGGCATTCGATCAACGCCTCAGTAACGCCACGGCAAACGACATCAAAGGGGCGTTTGTGAAACATCCGATTATCGATTGGGTTTCACAGAATTCCAGTAAGCCTGAGCGGGATCAGAACCTGACCACCTGGGTGGTGCATGCTGATCATGATTGGACGCGTACTCACTCGGAAGCCCCGCGTGATGGTATACAACAACAAATGCTGGATGCCTTTTTCGAGGTAATGCAAAGTGATGTCATCACCCCGACAGAGAGCTGGCTGCACCGCTGGCTTTACGCAATCGCTGAACAGCCACTGCACAAGGGCGCACTGGTTGACGAGCAACAGCAGCTGGCCGTTTGTGGAGACTGGGTTGATCGGGGGGCTGTTGAAGGCGCCTGGCTCAGTGGCCAGAAGGCCGCGCTGCAATTTATCAATAACTGA